In the genome of Methanobrevibacter sp., the window TATTTCTGCAGATGGTGAAGCTACCGGGGGATTATTCTCATTTGTTCGTGAAAAAACAATTTCTGAAAAACATGTGGAAGACATATTATTCGAACTTGAAATGGAACTCTTACAGGCTGACGTGGCCATGGAAGTGGCTTCAGAAGTTGTTGATAGTGTTAAAAATGATTTGGTTGGCAAAAAAATTAAAAGAAGTAATGATATTACTGAATACACCTTCCTTGCTTTGAGAAATGCCGTTGCCGAAATCATTGATATTCCGGGCAAATCAATGACAGAAATGATTGAAGCCAAAAAGCAAGAAGGGGAACCGTTGGTGGTAATGTTTGTAGGTATTAACGGTACTGGAAAAACCACAACAATTGGAAAATTAGCTAATTATTATCTTAAAAGAGGTTATACTCCTGTTATTGCGGCATCAGATACATTCAGGGCAGGAGCTATCGAACAAGTAACCTATCATGCCGATAATGTCGGCGTTAAAATTATCAAGCATAAGAAGGGGTCTGACCCTGCAGCCGTTGCATTTGATGCAGTGGAACATGCAAAAGCACAGGGGAAAGAATTGGTTTTAATCGACACTGCCGGAAGAATGCAGACCAATACAAATCTAATGGATGAAATGAAAAAGATTAAGAGGGTATCCAAACCTGATTTGCTCGTCTTCGTTGGTGATGCTTTAACCGGTAATGATGCAACCGAACAGGCCAAAAAGTTCAACGAAGCGATTGATATTGATGGCGTAATTTTAACCAAGGCAGATGCCGACAGTAAGGGAGGAGCATCTCTTTCAATAGGTTATGTTATTAAAAAGCCGATCATGTTTTTGGGTGTCGGTCAAGGATACGATGATATTAAGGAATATGATGCTGAATGGATGTTAAACCAATTATTCTCAGAAGATGATGAGGCTATTGAGGTAGAGGAATAGATTTATTGTAACTGATGGTGATTGATATAAATTATAAAAGGATTGTTATTGTTTGCATTGTTTTAAGCATATTCTTATGTTTAGCGACAGTCAGTGCAGCCGATAATCAAACTTCAGATTCTCCGATGGCAGATAATGGCGCTGATAATTTAAGTGTCGTAAGTGATGATGGCTTAGAGTCTAATAAAGTTGTTGCAACTTCATCAAAATGCACTCCCCAATCAGTGTTAATTAAAGGCACTAATTTTGATTTTCAGCTTTTAGATGAGAAAGGAGTGGGCATAGCTAATAAGAAAGTTCAAGTTAGCTACAATAACAAGATTTTAAATAAGACTACTAATGCCAAAGGGCATATCTATT includes:
- the ftsY gene encoding signal recognition particle-docking protein FtsY, whose product is MFESLKKKFSRTSEKLEEEIIEEAEAEDNLQEEKGTRFSFFSFGRKNKEEKEEDKEDESNLLPEAEDTSMDEETSADEVEEDKKSGFFSRFRSSDDEAEEDSEEDSEEEVEEDLEEDIEEVQEEKKSHFWSRNKDKDKNKEDISADGEATGGLFSFVREKTISEKHVEDILFELEMELLQADVAMEVASEVVDSVKNDLVGKKIKRSNDITEYTFLALRNAVAEIIDIPGKSMTEMIEAKKQEGEPLVVMFVGINGTGKTTTIGKLANYYLKRGYTPVIAASDTFRAGAIEQVTYHADNVGVKIIKHKKGSDPAAVAFDAVEHAKAQGKELVLIDTAGRMQTNTNLMDEMKKIKRVSKPDLLVFVGDALTGNDATEQAKKFNEAIDIDGVILTKADADSKGGASLSIGYVIKKPIMFLGVGQGYDDIKEYDAEWMLNQLFSEDDEAIEVEE